The Planctomycetaceae bacterium genome has a segment encoding these proteins:
- the cas6 gene encoding type I-MYXAN CRISPR-associated protein Cas6/Cmx6 — protein sequence MQLDLEFPVFSTSAISADHGYHLYAGLSKALATVHSENGIAVHPITGRQIGDRMLQLMPWSSVRIRTPQDRIGDLIGLAGKTVTIGDRQVRLGVPKVQGLEPATALRSRLVTIKGFMEAESFAQAVRRQLDALEISERVILTIGKRRTIKIRDKEVVGFEVILEGLTAEGSIALQEQGIGGRRHMGCGVFVLARSEVKA from the coding sequence ATGCAACTCGACCTTGAATTTCCGGTGTTTTCGACGTCCGCCATTTCTGCAGATCACGGCTATCACCTGTATGCCGGATTGTCGAAAGCACTGGCAACGGTACATTCAGAAAACGGCATTGCCGTGCATCCCATCACTGGTCGGCAAATCGGCGACCGCATGCTGCAACTGATGCCATGGAGCTCCGTTCGCATTCGAACTCCGCAGGACCGCATTGGCGATCTGATTGGATTGGCGGGTAAGACCGTGACCATCGGCGACCGCCAGGTCCGGCTGGGTGTCCCCAAAGTGCAGGGCCTGGAACCCGCGACCGCTCTTCGCAGTCGCCTGGTCACGATCAAGGGCTTCATGGAGGCGGAATCATTCGCTCAAGCCGTCCGACGCCAACTGGACGCATTGGAGATTAGCGAACGAGTCATCCTGACCATCGGCAAACGCCGCACCATCAAAATCCGCGACAAAGAAGTCGTCGGCTTCGAAGTCATTCTGGAAGGCCTGACCGCAGAAGGAAGCATCGCCCTGCAGGAACAAGGAATCGGCGGACGACGGCATATGGGTTGCGGGGTGTTTGTATTGGCAAGATCAGAGGTGAAGGCGTAA
- the cas3 gene encoding CRISPR-associated helicase Cas3', with product MQLLAKSFHGSTVPEEATLFGHLRAVHASAVSILDTCGDSMLAAFDIPARHLDRFRKLLAMAAALHDVGKANSHFQGMLAQSEERSRYSFRQALRHEWVSLLWLQQLEVQPWIREVFKSDADLLTLECCICGHHPGAKRPTPPASIEGAGSEMATYFHEQAFDEIADWLQQLSASTQKPILPEWTLKFDATSANDPNVSLARWHMRANTRFENLSTVDKRLVAAAKACMVAADVAGSALTERQSSPQEQHQWIRSTLAAVPKAAQIEELVKERLNGFPERPFQSNVASSTSRVTLVTAGCGCGKTVAAWLWAARQCPGQRVFFSYPTTGTATEGFRGYLFDHDSQTSKLGADLFHSRAQVDFEVILDVIEDGQAEAIAEEQLRIYSLKSWSTPIICCTVDTVLGIIQNHRRGLYSWPALAQSAFVFDEIHAYDDKLFGCLLRFLSDLRGTKVLLMTASLPTPRLAAIQQALDDEEPASIIVGPPELEQLPRYHREQPDDIDARVREELDCGGRVLWICNVVDRAMEVADRFSDWNLLIYHSRFRYEDRVQRHKDVVAAFSPGSSQNGSLAICTQVAEMSLDISATLLVTELAPVPSLIQRLGRLNRHAKPADPPPVTMPFAVDYPRKESGAIKEMPYSFEVYGDWPQVTESWLSQLGDQNISQQSLADAWENLNSDREIEGIDSNWIDGGPTTQIDSVRTASPGVTVVRAGADADACLADSSRLARVSIPMPQPYSKGWTGWPRIKGVLIAPEDTLIYDSQRGAKWQK from the coding sequence ATGCAGCTTCTTGCGAAATCGTTCCACGGCAGCACGGTGCCTGAAGAGGCAACGTTATTCGGGCATCTTCGTGCGGTGCATGCCAGCGCGGTGAGCATACTGGACACATGCGGTGATTCGATGCTCGCTGCGTTCGATATTCCGGCGCGTCACCTAGATCGCTTTCGCAAGCTCCTTGCCATGGCTGCGGCGCTGCATGATGTCGGCAAAGCAAACTCACACTTTCAGGGAATGTTGGCTCAGTCGGAAGAACGAAGTCGCTACAGCTTTCGACAGGCCCTGCGTCACGAATGGGTTTCGCTGCTGTGGCTTCAGCAATTGGAAGTTCAGCCGTGGATTCGAGAAGTGTTCAAATCAGATGCGGATCTCCTGACGCTGGAATGCTGTATCTGCGGGCATCATCCCGGTGCAAAGCGACCGACGCCGCCTGCCAGCATCGAAGGTGCCGGCTCTGAAATGGCCACGTACTTTCACGAACAGGCTTTTGATGAGATCGCTGACTGGTTACAGCAGTTGAGTGCTTCGACTCAGAAGCCGATCCTGCCAGAATGGACTTTGAAATTCGACGCAACGTCGGCGAACGATCCGAACGTTTCGCTTGCTCGCTGGCACATGCGTGCGAACACACGCTTCGAAAACCTTTCAACAGTTGATAAACGACTTGTTGCTGCTGCCAAAGCGTGCATGGTGGCGGCGGATGTCGCGGGGTCCGCACTGACTGAGCGTCAAAGCAGTCCGCAAGAACAACACCAGTGGATTCGTTCTACGTTGGCAGCCGTTCCGAAGGCTGCGCAGATTGAGGAACTGGTGAAAGAACGTCTGAATGGTTTTCCGGAGCGGCCGTTTCAATCGAATGTGGCCAGTTCGACAAGTCGAGTCACGCTGGTGACCGCAGGCTGCGGATGTGGAAAGACTGTCGCCGCGTGGCTCTGGGCAGCTCGGCAATGTCCTGGCCAGCGAGTGTTTTTTTCATACCCAACGACCGGAACGGCGACGGAAGGCTTTCGCGGTTATCTGTTTGATCACGATTCACAAACTTCAAAGCTGGGGGCGGACCTCTTCCACAGTCGCGCTCAGGTGGATTTTGAAGTGATTCTGGATGTCATTGAAGACGGACAGGCCGAGGCGATCGCGGAAGAGCAACTGCGGATCTATTCGCTGAAGTCCTGGTCAACACCTATTATTTGTTGCACCGTCGATACCGTGTTGGGCATCATTCAAAATCATCGACGCGGGCTGTATTCGTGGCCTGCGCTGGCACAATCCGCATTCGTCTTTGACGAGATCCATGCTTACGACGACAAGCTGTTTGGCTGCTTGCTTAGGTTTCTCAGCGATCTGCGAGGAACAAAGGTACTGTTAATGACGGCGAGCCTGCCCACCCCACGACTCGCGGCCATCCAGCAGGCCCTGGACGACGAAGAACCCGCCAGCATCATTGTCGGGCCGCCAGAACTGGAACAGCTACCGCGTTATCACCGCGAACAGCCAGACGATATTGATGCTCGTGTTCGTGAAGAACTGGATTGCGGTGGTCGAGTGCTGTGGATCTGTAATGTTGTCGATCGGGCGATGGAAGTGGCCGATCGATTCTCAGACTGGAATCTGCTGATTTACCACAGTCGATTCCGCTACGAAGACCGTGTGCAGCGACATAAAGACGTGGTGGCAGCGTTCTCGCCAGGCAGCAGTCAGAACGGAAGCCTGGCTATCTGTACTCAGGTTGCCGAGATGAGCCTTGATATCTCGGCCACACTTCTGGTCACTGAACTCGCTCCGGTTCCGTCGCTGATTCAGCGTTTGGGACGGCTGAATCGCCATGCCAAGCCCGCAGACCCTCCGCCGGTGACGATGCCATTTGCTGTGGATTACCCTCGCAAAGAATCGGGTGCAATCAAAGAAATGCCCTACAGCTTTGAAGTCTATGGTGACTGGCCTCAAGTGACAGAGTCCTGGCTTAGCCAGTTGGGCGATCAGAATATCAGTCAGCAGTCACTGGCGGATGCATGGGAAAACCTGAATTCGGACCGCGAAATTGAAGGGATCGACAGCAACTGGATTGACGGAGGTCCAACCACACAGATTGATTCGGTCAGAACAGCATCACCAGGTGTCACAGTGGTGCGCGCCGGAGCCGACGCGGACGCTTGTCTAGCTGATTCGTCCAGATTGGCTCGCGTGTCCATTCCCATGCCGCAGCCGTACAGCAAGGGATGGACAGGCTGGCCACGAATCAAGGGCGTTTTGATCGCGCCGGAAGACACTTTGATATATGACAGTCAGCGAGGTGCCAAATGGCAAAAGTAA
- the cas8a1 gene encoding type I-MYXAN CRISPR-associated Cas8a1/Cmx1, with product MAKVRTEYPQTLTMNLFDPGMTMMHRAGLGGLACSLRAIERDVQKKKLPEDRRPGGKWANGEPPWIISENAITLDFGEAEKAASWLKALFEYSFGLSSDAEGKLIHLPGQYGKLVPSHPVRAYLQQGITLTFLQHGQTRKLAKNETVLTFNPEEDSGKALQYQFKACTEYKHQQGWKDITDSKGRIELKPVEIAGPLSPGAVVRHNAFSTPTKLFDLPAQILPLYFAVVGCLPLTLNRGSGVLLIPDVTDLIMFPSIRAAMTPRTTRECQITIASDAALQTQLRLRATEEINKRDLPACHVVTFQPTPWASQQKSRVDTITVDPGSDEVLSQFSVAMKELSPRIATREIEESSGRGKQRVVTKRSESFWVDSIVRPLVATNLARGRPWYHNFVELMTKIDPVSKRPLRDKLFFEKKGLKAMVENVPWSDTGESTIVNAVHESIGRRYGLISKENKGNSTAMKNRWKGEYDRWRLAFAGAKTSEQFRRSLCDLFSRAGVNSILQENWPNILPMLSDNRWQQTRDLALLGLASYSGKGAKEIEEAIVTDADSEAEE from the coding sequence ATGGCAAAAGTAAGAACGGAATATCCCCAAACACTGACGATGAACCTGTTCGACCCAGGAATGACGATGATGCATCGAGCGGGCTTGGGCGGGCTTGCATGTTCACTACGCGCGATCGAACGAGATGTTCAAAAGAAGAAGCTGCCGGAAGACCGCAGACCGGGTGGAAAATGGGCCAATGGCGAACCACCGTGGATCATCTCAGAAAACGCTATCACACTGGATTTTGGAGAGGCGGAAAAGGCCGCAAGCTGGCTGAAAGCATTGTTTGAGTACTCATTCGGGCTATCGTCGGATGCTGAAGGAAAGCTCATTCATCTGCCTGGGCAATACGGCAAGCTGGTTCCGAGCCATCCGGTCAGAGCCTATTTGCAGCAGGGAATCACGCTCACTTTCTTGCAGCATGGGCAAACTCGAAAGTTGGCCAAGAATGAAACCGTTCTCACATTCAATCCGGAAGAAGATTCCGGCAAGGCTCTTCAGTATCAGTTCAAAGCCTGTACGGAATATAAACATCAGCAAGGCTGGAAAGATATCACCGACTCGAAAGGGCGCATTGAGCTGAAGCCTGTTGAGATTGCGGGGCCGCTAAGTCCGGGTGCCGTGGTACGACACAACGCATTTTCGACGCCCACGAAACTCTTCGATCTACCCGCTCAGATTCTTCCGTTGTACTTCGCGGTCGTCGGATGCCTTCCGCTGACGCTGAATCGAGGATCCGGGGTTCTGCTGATTCCGGATGTCACTGACCTGATCATGTTCCCGTCCATCCGAGCCGCAATGACACCGCGGACAACTCGCGAATGTCAGATCACGATCGCCAGTGATGCAGCCCTGCAGACTCAGTTACGTCTTCGGGCGACTGAAGAGATCAACAAGCGAGATCTGCCCGCTTGCCATGTCGTGACATTTCAGCCAACGCCATGGGCTTCGCAACAGAAATCGCGAGTTGACACCATCACCGTGGACCCTGGCAGTGACGAAGTGCTGAGCCAGTTCAGTGTTGCGATGAAGGAACTGAGTCCTCGCATTGCCACGCGAGAAATCGAGGAATCCAGTGGGCGGGGAAAGCAACGAGTCGTCACGAAACGTTCCGAATCGTTTTGGGTCGACAGCATTGTGCGTCCGCTGGTCGCCACGAACCTGGCTCGTGGCCGTCCGTGGTATCACAACTTTGTGGAGTTGATGACAAAGATCGATCCTGTCAGCAAACGTCCGCTACGGGACAAATTGTTCTTTGAAAAGAAAGGCTTGAAAGCAATGGTCGAAAACGTGCCGTGGAGCGACACCGGTGAATCAACAATCGTGAACGCTGTTCACGAATCCATCGGTCGCCGATATGGACTGATTTCCAAGGAGAACAAAGGAAATTCCACGGCGATGAAGAATCGCTGGAAGGGCGAATACGACCGCTGGCGACTGGCATTCGCCGGAGCTAAGACCTCGGAACAGTTTCGTCGTTCACTGTGTGACCTTTTTAGTCGAGCAGGTGTGAACAGCATTCTTCAGGAAAACTGGCCCAACATCCTGCCCATGCTCTCCGACAATCGCTGGCAGCAGACTCGAGACCTGGCCCTGTTGGGCCTGGCAAGTTACTCAGGCAAAGGTGCGAAGGAAATCGAAGAAGCGATTGTGACTGACGCAGATTCAGAGGCAGAAGAATAG